A portion of the Maniola hyperantus chromosome 24, iAphHyp1.2, whole genome shotgun sequence genome contains these proteins:
- the LOC117993388 gene encoding uncharacterized protein, producing MASRKIEDIHKLLLDKLLSDSGLECPRSAPETVESSTLSGEIEEQGPYQEEQEQIREDLIEEETLAPIAEEPLEEQPVIFPTPSLRRLIPDRIRKFEEHNRIHVLPEEFRTDIDPELIPKIASTAQQKYIDILGELTGCVTYKNSLAEYWFLDTLANLLRRAQEDEMSRSSQAVLIQWFCEWMKEMQHFDAADRERMLKRFKDNMLSAARYIAVEQRIPTPQAAGVHYKAQEPVGGSATLAGDPESKHLVKFEGAAYECSLRDLTSIIHYIFDLFSTDYQFNLIRAIFTSSPGYTLIDTPFQLRNPKRLFVPLKLKPRKEPKKEKPAKGKKKEIHTEEYLSLLELRARDEKEQNEQEDRDQEEWHRRNHILPLQMAAGEELFNKYWPPPTPEPEPEPEPEPKGKGKGKGKGKK from the exons ATGGCGTCGCGTAAAATAGAGGACATTCACAAGTTATTACTCGATAAGCTATTGTCAGATTCAGGGTTGGAATGTCCCAGGTCAGCCCCGGAAACCGTGGAGTCTTCTACACTATCCGGGGAGATTGAGGAACAGG GTCCATACCAAGAAGAACAAGAACAAATAAGAGAAGATTTAATAGAGGAGGAGACGCTAGCACCAATCGCAGAAGAGCCTCTGGAGGAGCAACCAGTAATATTCCCCACTCCATCATTAAGGAGACTGATACCAGATAGAATCCGCAAATTTGAGGAGCATAATAGAATCCATGTACTTCCTGAAGAGTTCAGAACTGATATAGATCCAGAATTGATACCGAAAATAGCGTCAACAGCGCAACAGAAGTATATTGATATACTGGGAGAATTGACTGGATGTGTGACTTATAAGAACAGCTTAGCGGAGTATTGGTTCTTGGACACGTTGGCCAATTTATTGCGACGGGCGCAGGAGGATGAGATGAGTCGAT CTTCACAGGCAGTGCTGATACAGTGGTTCTGTGAGTGGATGAAAGAGATGCAACACTTCGATGCGGCAGACCGAGAGCGGATGCTGAAACGGTTTAAG GACAACATGCTGTCCGCAGCGCGGTATATAGCAGTGGAACAgaggatcccaactcctcaagcAGCTGGCGTACACTACAAGGCACAGGAACCTGTTGGAGGATCTGCTACTCTGGCTGGAGACCCTGAGTCAAAGCACCTAGTCAAGTTTGAAGGCGCCGCTTACGAGTGCTCCTTGAGAGATCTTACCAGTATCATCCATTATATATTTGACTT GTTCAGCACAGACTACCAGTTCAACCTCATCCGAGCTATCTTCACGTCCTCCCCAGGATACACGCTAATCGACACCCCgtttcaacttcgcaacccaaAGAGGTTGTTCGTACCTCTGAAGCTGAAGCCGAGGAAGGAGCCGAAGAAGGAGAAACCGGCCAAGGGGAAGAAAAAAGAAATTCATACTGAAGAGTATTTGTCACTtttagag CTCCGTGCAAGAGACGAGAAAGAACAGAACGAACAAGAAGACAGAGACCAGGAAGAATGGCACCGTCGCAACCACATCCTGCCGCTTCAAATGGCGGCTGGTGAGGAACTGTTCAACAAGTACTGGCCTCCGCCCACGCCAGAGCCTGAACCCGAACCGGAACCAGAACCCAAGGGAAAGGGCAAGGGGAAAGGGAagggtaaaaagtaa